Proteins encoded by one window of Vibrio panuliri:
- a CDS encoding O-antigen ligase family protein, which produces MYLICFFSIDKSVSIEEIFTLFNCMLLIIALSYYDKRRVILILTVALFFRSGYEIVSMFLNPDEWLGLTQHDVRMAATSLGGDPNNLALMIVVAIVFSLYYCKGVFRVILLSVFTLHFFALYSRGAFLSILCALFVWFIFRKQYKNIVFLITCFCAVALLVCVLYKMDYVHFNLTSFTFSDSSSNTRLMYWHKALQFNDLKSLLIGYGPKSSLSHYGHMIHSSWVARLNEVGLFAFTTYMLLHLTAIIRLYLAKSPIGIMLMTLFVGSMFVDFHYNIVLWMILALAYQPYFFPFDQNGIYDEKD; this is translated from the coding sequence ATGTATCTCATTTGTTTTTTTTCTATTGATAAATCTGTATCAATAGAAGAAATATTTACCCTTTTTAACTGCATGCTATTGATTATTGCGCTGAGCTATTATGATAAACGCCGTGTTATTTTAATTCTAACGGTGGCGCTGTTTTTTAGAAGTGGCTATGAGATCGTAAGTATGTTTCTAAATCCTGATGAATGGTTAGGATTAACGCAACATGATGTCAGAATGGCAGCAACAAGTTTAGGTGGCGATCCAAATAACCTCGCATTAATGATCGTCGTGGCTATTGTTTTTTCACTCTATTACTGCAAAGGAGTATTTAGAGTAATACTCCTTTCTGTTTTCACTTTGCATTTTTTTGCACTTTATTCTCGAGGTGCATTTTTATCTATACTCTGTGCATTGTTTGTTTGGTTCATTTTCCGAAAGCAGTATAAGAATATAGTATTTTTGATAACCTGTTTCTGTGCTGTTGCGCTGCTTGTTTGTGTGCTATATAAAATGGATTATGTGCACTTCAATTTAACAAGCTTTACTTTTTCGGATAGCTCAAGTAACACTAGATTAATGTACTGGCATAAAGCGCTTCAGTTTAATGATTTGAAGAGTTTACTGATAGGTTATGGACCCAAAAGCTCACTTTCGCACTATGGGCATATGATCCATAGTAGTTGGGTTGCAAGGTTAAATGAAGTTGGTCTGTTTGCGTTTACAACATATATGTTGTTGCATCTCACTGCTATTATAAGGCTGTACCTTGCGAAATCCCCTATAGGTATAATGCTAATGACATTGTTTGTGGGTAGCATGTTTGTTGATTTTCACTATAACATTGTTCTTTGGATGATTTTGGCTTTGGCCTATCAACCCTATTTTTTTCCTTTTGATCAAAATGGTATCTACGATGAAAAAGATTAA